A genomic region of Bernardetia sp. ABR2-2B contains the following coding sequences:
- a CDS encoding ATP-binding protein, with protein sequence MNRSEVNKYLDELLEKIAFFRKERAIVVESSLKFNLDKRIEETENKIYQLREFLKEFPNENFDSSYLEELSLLFDADFDYNNLDKVTKNFINQVAHIENSKNVASHNNFNNQGNVHIGDIYNSSKENKKLDTETVIKNLAQASYTLKKEQYQFHNLPNSHIVREETQKLLDFIAQGQTNKNVAFLVGEAGMGKTVITRDLYHSLTQQKIPCLAIKADRRPALNIEDLKKSLDLKYSFTKMFKNLSSYNNIVLIIDQIDALSQTLSNNREPLETYTSLIDSLHDIPNIKIIVSCRKYDLSYDTQLNKYQNRQQYAQFEVKKLKKEQVIKVLSLLNIKPSNLSNKLIDFLSTPLHLDVFCKVYKPVHNLLKPTVTLQELYDKLWEDKIDDKLTNVKLPKEEVTQLLKGISTKMYEKQTLTLKSRKYKNAAKSLKFLITENLLVEVENGNIQFFHQTFFDYVFARFFVESGKSLSDDLESRVQGLFTRSRVKQVINYLKYYDEDLYEEEVCKILSNDKIRFHIKLIIIELFSFYEDVLVEEKRIFNDIIAKNSVLCDKFLSKVVSTTWIEFLFENHTELVLKDDSSELLLARLAQIDAEKAIYFVETKYEQPNYNLIFRVANNIKDFSTPSVFSFLDKHLLDLQKDKYLYPKLIEKASEHNKRWAFERLYDYSLNKTEEKEYRDYHFNKLVKDMSEIDLEMSYYCCKKVVNKNIENFISSDKMQYFENDSTINYYDIYRYYPNRTDENYNDCLFNTMLKYLSKKTNEDLIFVKSEIEDLVNKKLKAYFIIILEVILSKPTVFFDETFTILSDKKLLEEAQGGGDYLGWQIRQLLEKTFHSYSKEQKNIIIKKIEQIKNKYGKAVIEKDKDGKREVANYTGFYKQSLISSIPLNELNNYPQLKRYFQELERLHGKFIDKKPSEYMVNVRNGNVALPKIAYEKMNLKQWKYSFKKYNEYESRTSIISRNEVNLEGNSDQFHNAIKENHKKFIPLILEIINDNNIHLEYKIKAVRALMSVEYDVSIIELLFKFINLDKNFNDTYFITDVYKYFFRQKYYNESLFQILSSYINTSVNSEVNDINSFSISGNKKGVGIRLLLKYGYNENYSERVFTLIQELALQNTPFIRMAIVKNIAYLSRYNREESLNIFVKLTKHLNYHLLETSIASLDDMIHIDFKKLIPFLEKSIEIINNLENDKVYSSSIDIRKTISSKLLGAWMENYEGAEKILFYILSKSQEDEMHTVINRCLKNIGENGGRYRKKSEFLLKKIIDEGNDIDKFHFTYLDSLQFDDNYNLLEYFTLSPACMQRNSGFYDYLKSCISDESSALKCLQLLINTQKHDLIRNYEYDYVYSQSVEVVIKCYNTIRNHSKNEKIINFALDAFDEELKRTNNQSEIDRVLELM encoded by the coding sequence ATGAATAGAAGCGAAGTAAATAAATATCTTGATGAATTATTAGAAAAAATAGCTTTTTTCAGGAAAGAGAGAGCTATTGTCGTAGAATCATCTCTAAAATTTAATTTAGATAAGAGGATTGAAGAAACAGAAAATAAGATATATCAACTACGAGAATTTCTAAAGGAGTTTCCAAATGAAAATTTTGATTCTTCTTATTTAGAAGAACTGTCTTTGTTATTTGATGCAGACTTTGACTATAATAATTTAGATAAGGTTACTAAAAATTTCATAAATCAAGTGGCTCACATAGAAAATTCAAAAAATGTTGCTTCGCACAATAATTTTAATAATCAAGGTAATGTTCACATTGGAGATATTTATAATTCCTCTAAAGAAAACAAAAAACTAGATACAGAAACAGTTATTAAAAACTTAGCACAAGCATCTTATACTCTCAAAAAGGAACAGTATCAATTTCATAACTTGCCCAACTCACATATAGTAAGAGAAGAAACACAGAAGTTATTAGATTTCATTGCACAAGGTCAAACAAATAAGAATGTAGCTTTTTTAGTAGGCGAAGCTGGAATGGGAAAAACAGTAATTACTAGAGATTTATATCATTCTCTAACACAGCAAAAGATTCCCTGTTTAGCTATAAAAGCTGATAGAAGACCTGCACTTAATATAGAAGACTTAAAAAAAAGTTTAGATTTAAAATATAGCTTTACTAAAATGTTTAAGAATTTATCTAGCTACAATAACATCGTCTTGATTATAGACCAAATAGATGCACTTTCCCAAACCTTGTCTAATAACCGTGAGCCTCTTGAAACTTATACAAGTCTAATAGACTCTCTACATGACATTCCTAATATCAAAATTATTGTTTCGTGTAGAAAATATGATTTGTCTTATGATACACAATTAAATAAATATCAAAACAGACAACAGTATGCTCAATTTGAAGTCAAAAAATTAAAGAAAGAGCAAGTAATCAAAGTTTTGTCGTTGCTTAATATAAAACCCTCTAATCTGAGTAATAAATTAATAGATTTTCTTTCTACACCTTTACATTTGGATGTTTTTTGTAAAGTCTATAAGCCAGTTCATAATTTACTTAAACCAACTGTTACTTTACAGGAGCTTTATGATAAATTATGGGAAGATAAAATAGATGATAAGCTGACTAATGTTAAGTTACCAAAGGAGGAAGTAACTCAATTACTAAAGGGTATTTCTACCAAGATGTATGAAAAACAAACACTTACATTAAAAAGTAGAAAGTATAAAAATGCTGCTAAAAGCCTAAAGTTTTTGATTACCGAAAATCTATTAGTAGAAGTAGAAAACGGAAATATTCAATTTTTTCATCAAACTTTCTTTGATTATGTTTTTGCTCGTTTTTTTGTAGAATCAGGAAAAAGCTTGAGTGATGACTTGGAAAGTAGAGTACAAGGTTTGTTTACTCGTTCAAGAGTAAAACAAGTTATCAATTATCTAAAATACTATGATGAAGATTTGTATGAAGAGGAAGTGTGCAAAATTTTATCTAATGATAAAATTCGATTTCATATTAAACTCATAATCATAGAGTTGTTTTCTTTCTATGAAGATGTTTTGGTAGAAGAGAAAAGAATATTTAATGATATAATAGCTAAAAACTCTGTTTTGTGTGATAAGTTTTTGAGTAAAGTAGTGAGTACAACTTGGATAGAATTTTTATTTGAAAATCATACTGAACTGGTATTGAAGGACGATAGCTCTGAACTTTTACTTGCTCGTTTGGCTCAAATAGATGCAGAGAAAGCAATTTATTTTGTAGAAACCAAATATGAACAACCTAACTATAACCTTATCTTTAGAGTAGCCAATAATATTAAAGATTTCTCTACTCCTTCTGTATTTTCATTTTTAGATAAACATCTATTAGATTTACAAAAAGATAAATATTTATATCCAAAATTAATTGAAAAGGCAAGTGAACATAACAAAAGATGGGCATTTGAAAGGCTGTATGATTACTCTTTAAATAAGACAGAAGAAAAGGAATATAGAGATTATCATTTCAATAAGCTAGTCAAAGATATGAGTGAGATTGATTTAGAGATGTCTTACTACTGTTGCAAAAAAGTAGTGAATAAAAACATAGAAAATTTTATTTCTAGTGATAAAATGCAATATTTTGAAAATGATAGCACAATAAATTACTACGATATCTATCGTTATTATCCAAACAGAACAGATGAAAATTATAACGACTGTTTATTCAATACAATGCTAAAGTATCTGAGTAAAAAAACAAATGAAGATTTGATTTTTGTAAAGTCTGAAATTGAAGATTTAGTAAATAAAAAATTGAAAGCCTACTTTATCATTATTTTAGAAGTGATATTATCAAAACCGACAGTATTTTTTGATGAAACATTCACTATTTTGTCTGATAAAAAACTTTTAGAAGAAGCGCAAGGAGGAGGAGATTATTTAGGTTGGCAAATAAGACAACTATTAGAAAAAACTTTTCATTCGTATAGTAAAGAGCAAAAAAATATTATTATCAAGAAAATCGAACAAATCAAAAATAAGTATGGAAAAGCAGTTATTGAAAAGGATAAAGATGGAAAAAGGGAAGTTGCAAATTATACAGGCTTTTATAAACAGAGTTTAATCTCTTCAATTCCTCTTAATGAATTAAATAATTATCCTCAATTAAAAAGATACTTTCAAGAATTAGAAAGATTACATGGAAAATTCATAGATAAAAAACCCTCTGAGTATATGGTAAATGTTAGAAACGGAAATGTTGCTTTACCAAAAATTGCCTATGAAAAAATGAACTTGAAACAATGGAAATATTCTTTCAAAAAATACAATGAATACGAATCAAGAACATCTATTATTTCTAGAAATGAAGTAAATTTAGAAGGTAATTCAGATCAGTTTCATAATGCTATAAAAGAGAATCACAAAAAATTTATTCCTCTAATTCTTGAAATAATAAATGACAATAATATTCATTTAGAGTATAAAATCAAAGCTGTAAGAGCATTAATGAGTGTAGAATATGATGTTAGTATTATTGAGCTTTTATTCAAGTTTATAAACTTAGATAAAAACTTTAATGACACTTATTTTATTACTGATGTTTATAAATATTTTTTCAGACAAAAATATTATAATGAATCTTTATTTCAAATATTATCAAGCTATATAAATACTTCTGTTAATAGCGAAGTAAATGACATAAATAGTTTTTCTATTAGTGGAAACAAAAAAGGAGTTGGAATTAGATTATTATTGAAATATGGATATAATGAAAATTATTCAGAAAGGGTTTTTACTTTAATACAAGAACTTGCTTTACAGAATACCCCTTTTATAAGAATGGCTATTGTTAAAAATATAGCTTATTTGAGTAGATATAATAGAGAAGAATCTCTAAATATTTTTGTAAAACTAACAAAACATTTGAATTATCATTTGCTAGAAACGTCTATTGCATCATTAGACGATATGATACACATAGATTTTAAAAAGCTAATTCCATTTTTAGAGAAATCTATTGAGATTATAAATAATTTAGAAAACGATAAGGTATATAGTTCTTCAATAGACATTCGTAAAACCATATCTTCAAAACTATTAGGTGCTTGGATGGAGAATTATGAAGGTGCAGAAAAAATATTATTTTATATTTTATCAAAGTCTCAAGAGGATGAAATGCACACAGTTATAAACAGATGTCTGAAGAACATAGGAGAAAATGGGGGTAGATATAGAAAAAAGTCAGAGTTTTTATTGAAAAAAATCATTGATGAAGGGAATGATATAGACAAGTTTCATTTTACTTATTTAGATTCTTTACAATTTGATGATAATTATAATCTGTTGGAATACTTTACTCTATCTCCTGCTTGTATGCAAAGAAATTCGGGTTTTTATGATTATTTGAAATCTTGTATTAGTGATGAATCTTCTGCTCTAAAATGTTTACAACTTCTAATCAATACACAAAAACACGACCTCATACGTAATTATGAATATGATTACGTTTACTCACAATCAGTAGAAGTAGTGATAAAATGCTACAACACTATTCGTAATCATTCTAAGAATGAAAAAATTATAAATTTTGCTTTAGATGCTTTTGATGAAGAACTTAAAAGAACTAACAATCAAAGTGAAATAGATAGAGTTTTGGAGCTTATGTAA
- a CDS encoding translocation/assembly module TamB domain-containing protein produces MQKLKKIYHNLAIYLRWFMIRVGRTIRFSLKLMVGVLIFLLLISLVAQYSGTQTWAAKIGATYLSERLGFPITIDRLYFSDIDKLTLINLRVIDHTDRLFIDSDTLNADLGWRKIFGGKVIQIDDLELRGTQFNMTLNPATNSWNVNELVKAISALSSTSDTTKKTKAIPFKISKASLHNVQFSLHNPTKDSLAAGMFDYNHFTINQIYGELDYFRLYKDTVELNVKKGSLIEPFVDFPVSNLDVFFRYTNNSLEFLNLDAKVGNSHLKDTLIFRYDSTAYLSENFIEKVDIYANLQNSQLDFEDLARFAPSLRAYDERLVATGLVRGTVDNLRSKDLRIDFANQSFIDGKVAIRGLPNLENSFLDLRFKDARITISDIKQYISPSDYQTISPLGMVSFSGEFLGFPSDFVANGKFKTSIGNAVTDIHLNTTNKTYQGKLNLTNFKAGKLAKSDFLGQITAKGKIDGKGFTKKEADFEVKATVDSITLKNTFKYYSYKNIIVDGRLKYPSFNGEMTVNDANLVADMRGKIDLQDSIINGRIRIIKSDLQNLGISREIANLQGNGNFNLQGLTLNSITGTAEIRQAQIDYNKNKLALSVISLNSTLENGFRDIHLESDYVDLDITGEFRLQDAINDATNTFKEYQLEFLNDSASQVAYYQKKKEKLEKNPAEKTPYKIEYTIDVKKINPLIRLFEPKFFIAADSKLEGTFERNLEKNQVKFTLDSYIDSLSYQDLALYKTDLKINAIKPLDSTGVDVQTNIFSERQYYTSAIAAENLRVDAQWFGREILFDTYIKRQEYEDNLALKGSLNITDSIYALNLINPEFLVLNNKWKSDSSVRIGIRKDEIRFEDRFVLQSDSQRIEIMGKVSKDPNSVLNVGLVNVDLEPFGIFLGQDVEGKASGEAFISGVYDTLKLENNLNLQKVVMAGIPIGNLHTESVWNNEEQKLNIEAYLAYGRREVVDISGYYSPKDKENPLNLDAKIIGMKLDIVEPFLNVVADGFKGDVYGAVKIKGKPNQIKLIGEAFVSGGSFRVDYLNTVYHFDDKVTFTENQIGVDRLRLYDDADNIAFLDGGIFHDGFKDFVMQLSGDMTKMKVLDTKPIHNDLFYGTAFATGDFELFGALEQLGITINAKSEAGTRIYMPLSNPEDVSTQSFIRFVNHTDSTKLDSLKTRLRKEDLSSLKMEFNLDITPDAYVELIFDKKVGDVIRGNAKGRLKMIIDTKGDFNMYGDVEIVKGAYNFTFLNVINKEFNVDRGSHITWSGDPFAAQVDLTATYEQMASLAPLITVSDSSILASQEIKRRYPVVVDLFLKGDLLTPDIRFDINIPQYPALIIAGGTPISLESYVAAFKTRIQNDDQEMNKQVFSLILLRRLSSQNTFEGINRSAGSSVSELLSNQLSNLISQVDENLEIDLNVQGLDADALNTLQLRLSYSFFEGRVRVTREGSFTNVQNQANLASIAGDWTVEYLILPDGKLRMKVYHKNNINAFNTALENNSTAGAGLLKIFTFDSFKELFKFKKKKKKAPFVQDNEIRIEE; encoded by the coding sequence TTGCAAAAACTAAAGAAAATATATCATAATCTTGCTATTTACCTCCGTTGGTTCATGATACGTGTGGGCAGGACGATACGCTTTTCATTGAAGCTGATGGTAGGTGTGCTTATTTTCTTGCTTTTGATTTCTTTAGTTGCTCAATATTCGGGTACACAAACTTGGGCTGCCAAAATTGGAGCTACCTATTTGAGTGAGCGTTTGGGTTTTCCAATTACAATTGATAGGCTTTATTTTTCAGATATTGATAAACTAACTCTGATAAATTTGCGTGTAATTGACCACACTGACCGTCTTTTTATAGATTCGGATACGCTTAATGCAGATTTGGGTTGGCGCAAGATTTTTGGAGGAAAGGTAATTCAGATTGATGATTTGGAGTTGCGTGGCACACAGTTTAATATGACTTTGAATCCAGCTACTAACTCTTGGAATGTGAACGAGCTCGTAAAAGCTATTTCTGCGCTTTCTTCTACAAGTGATACCACTAAAAAAACAAAAGCAATTCCTTTCAAAATTAGTAAGGCTAGTCTGCATAATGTTCAGTTTTCTCTTCATAATCCTACCAAAGATTCATTAGCAGCAGGAATGTTTGATTACAATCATTTTACAATTAATCAGATTTATGGCGAGTTAGATTATTTTAGACTTTATAAAGATACAGTTGAATTGAATGTCAAAAAAGGAAGTTTAATTGAGCCTTTTGTAGATTTTCCTGTCAGTAATTTAGATGTGTTTTTTCGCTATACCAACAATTCATTAGAATTTCTGAATCTTGATGCAAAAGTTGGAAATAGTCATTTGAAAGATACACTCATTTTTAGGTATGACAGTACGGCTTATCTTTCAGAGAATTTTATAGAAAAAGTAGATATTTATGCCAACCTCCAAAACTCTCAACTAGATTTTGAAGATTTAGCTCGTTTTGCACCTTCACTCAGAGCGTATGATGAGCGTTTGGTCGCAACTGGTTTGGTACGTGGAACGGTAGATAATTTGCGCTCAAAAGATTTACGAATAGATTTTGCCAATCAGAGTTTTATTGATGGAAAAGTAGCTATTCGTGGGCTACCAAACTTAGAAAACTCTTTTCTTGATTTGCGTTTTAAAGATGCTCGGATTACCATCTCCGACATTAAACAATATATTTCTCCTTCCGATTATCAAACTATTTCTCCTTTAGGAATGGTCAGTTTTTCGGGTGAGTTTTTAGGCTTTCCTTCTGATTTTGTAGCTAACGGAAAATTCAAAACTTCCATAGGAAATGCAGTTACGGATATTCATTTGAATACAACAAATAAAACCTACCAAGGAAAACTAAATCTGACAAACTTTAAGGCTGGTAAGTTGGCAAAGAGTGATTTTTTGGGACAAATTACAGCAAAAGGAAAAATAGATGGAAAAGGTTTTACCAAAAAAGAAGCTGATTTTGAAGTCAAAGCAACTGTGGATAGCATTACTCTAAAAAATACATTTAAGTATTATTCTTACAAAAATATTATAGTAGATGGACGTTTGAAATATCCTTCTTTTAATGGAGAAATGACTGTCAATGATGCAAATTTGGTAGCTGATATGCGAGGTAAAATTGATTTGCAGGATAGCATTATCAATGGAAGGATTCGTATTATAAAATCAGATTTGCAAAACTTAGGGATTTCAAGAGAAATTGCAAATCTACAAGGAAATGGAAATTTTAATCTGCAAGGTCTTACTCTAAATTCCATCACAGGAACTGCCGAAATTCGTCAAGCACAGATTGATTACAACAAAAATAAATTGGCTCTTAGTGTAATTTCTCTAAATTCTACATTAGAAAATGGTTTTCGTGATATTCATTTAGAATCTGATTATGTAGATTTGGATATAACAGGAGAGTTTAGATTACAAGATGCTATTAATGATGCAACAAATACTTTTAAAGAATATCAATTAGAATTTCTGAATGATTCGGCTTCGCAGGTAGCATATTATCAAAAGAAGAAAGAAAAATTAGAAAAAAATCCAGCTGAAAAAACGCCATATAAAATAGAATATACTATTGATGTCAAAAAAATAAATCCTCTTATTCGTCTTTTCGAACCTAAATTTTTCATTGCTGCTGATTCAAAACTAGAGGGAACATTCGAACGAAATTTAGAAAAAAATCAAGTCAAGTTTACCTTAGATTCTTACATAGACTCGCTTTCTTATCAAGACTTGGCTCTTTACAAAACGGATTTGAAAATTAATGCCATAAAGCCTTTAGATTCGACAGGCGTTGATGTTCAGACCAATATTTTTTCAGAAAGACAGTATTATACTTCTGCCATTGCTGCCGAAAATCTGCGTGTAGATGCACAATGGTTTGGGAGAGAAATTTTGTTTGACACTTATATCAAAAGGCAAGAATATGAAGATAACTTAGCTCTAAAAGGCTCTTTAAATATTACAGATTCTATTTATGCACTTAATCTTATCAATCCAGAGTTTTTGGTTTTGAATAACAAATGGAAAAGTGATTCTTCTGTTAGAATAGGAATACGAAAAGATGAAATTCGTTTTGAAGATAGATTTGTTTTGCAAAGTGATAGCCAACGAATAGAAATAATGGGTAAAGTTTCGAAAGACCCAAATTCGGTATTAAACGTAGGTTTAGTAAATGTAGATTTAGAACCCTTTGGTATATTTTTGGGGCAAGATGTAGAAGGCAAAGCAAGTGGAGAAGCTTTCATTAGTGGGGTTTATGATACGTTGAAGCTAGAAAATAACCTTAATCTTCAAAAAGTAGTGATGGCAGGAATCCCAATTGGAAACCTACATACAGAATCAGTTTGGAATAATGAGGAGCAAAAATTAAATATTGAAGCCTATTTAGCATACGGACGTAGAGAAGTGGTAGATATTTCAGGATATTATTCTCCAAAAGATAAAGAAAATCCTTTAAATCTTGATGCCAAAATTATTGGAATGAAGCTAGATATTGTTGAGCCATTTTTGAATGTTGTGGCAGATGGCTTTAAAGGTGATGTCTATGGAGCTGTGAAGATAAAAGGAAAACCAAATCAGATTAAATTAATAGGAGAAGCTTTTGTAAGTGGGGGAAGTTTTAGAGTAGATTATCTAAATACAGTCTATCATTTTGATGATAAAGTAACGTTTACCGAAAATCAAATTGGTGTGGATAGGTTGCGTCTTTATGATGATGCTGATAATATTGCTTTCCTTGATGGAGGTATTTTTCACGATGGTTTTAAAGATTTTGTGATGCAGCTTAGTGGAGATATGACAAAAATGAAAGTATTGGATACAAAACCTATTCATAACGACCTTTTTTATGGAACTGCCTTTGCCACAGGAGATTTTGAGCTTTTTGGAGCTCTAGAACAGTTAGGAATTACGATTAATGCCAAAAGTGAAGCTGGAACACGTATCTATATGCCACTGTCCAATCCTGAAGATGTCTCGACGCAATCTTTCATTCGCTTTGTCAATCATACTGATTCTACAAAATTAGATTCACTCAAAACTCGTTTGAGAAAAGAAGATTTATCTAGCCTTAAAATGGAATTTAATTTGGATATTACACCTGATGCCTATGTAGAACTTATTTTTGATAAAAAAGTGGGTGATGTTATTCGTGGAAATGCAAAGGGAAGGCTCAAAATGATTATTGATACAAAGGGAGATTTTAATATGTATGGCGATGTAGAAATCGTAAAAGGAGCGTATAATTTTACCTTTCTTAATGTCATCAATAAGGAATTTAATGTTGATAGAGGAAGCCATATTACGTGGAGTGGCGACCCATTTGCAGCCCAAGTAGATTTGACAGCAACTTACGAACAAATGGCTTCTCTTGCACCTTTAATTACTGTTTCTGACAGTAGTATTTTGGCTAGTCAGGAAATAAAAAGACGTTATCCTGTTGTAGTGGATTTATTTTTGAAAGGTGATTTGCTTACTCCAGATATTCGTTTTGATATAAATATACCTCAATATCCAGCTCTGATAATAGCAGGAGGAACGCCAATTTCGCTAGAGTCCTATGTAGCTGCTTTCAAAACTCGTATTCAGAATGACGACCAAGAGATGAACAAACAGGTGTTTAGTTTGATTTTGCTACGGCGTTTGTCAAGTCAAAATACTTTTGAGGGAATTAATCGTTCGGCAGGAAGTAGTGTGAGTGAACTTTTGTCCAATCAGCTTAGTAATCTTATTTCGCAAGTAGATGAAAACCTTGAAATTGACCTAAATGTGCAGGGTTTAGATGCTGATGCGCTCAATACATTACAACTCCGTTTGTCATATTCGTTTTTTGAAGGAAGAGTACGTGTAACTCGTGAAGGTTCATTTACAAATGTTCAGAATCAAGCTAATTTAGCCAGTATTGCAGGAGATTGGACAGTAGAATATTTGATTTTGCCAGATGGAAAACTGCGTATGAAAGTCTATCATAAAAACAATATCAATGCCTTCAATACAGCCTTAGAAAATAACTCCACAGCAGGTGCAGGACTTCTAAAAATCTTTACCTTTGATAGTTTTAAAGAGCTTTTTAAATTTAAAAAGAAGAAAAAGAAAGCTCCTTTTGTGCAGGATAACGAAATTCGGATTGAGGAGTGA
- a CDS encoding pirin family protein: MNRKDFLKRALKTTLGTSFLVSTPVLGNIFSKQNKDKTVNSVTDSDTILGFNHLPNSSTQSIMANTVLHKANTRGMADHGWLKSAHSFSFASYYNPERMNFGVLRVMNDDIIAGGSGFGTHPHDNMEIISIPIENGLRHKDSMGNTSFIGKDEIQVMSAGTGVQHSEVNDTQETTKFLQIWVIPNKRNVTPRYDQIKLNPADRKNKLQQILSPNADDAGVWIHQNAWFHLGTLETGTKVDYDLKDATKNGVYVFVLKGQVILKNNNETQELDTKDGFGIWNTEDFELEASQDAEVLLMEVPMG; this comes from the coding sequence ATGAATAGAAAAGATTTTTTAAAACGAGCTTTAAAGACGACACTCGGAACAAGTTTTTTAGTTTCTACACCTGTTTTGGGAAATATTTTCAGCAAACAAAATAAAGACAAAACAGTAAATTCTGTTACAGATTCTGATACTATTTTAGGATTTAATCATTTACCAAACTCTTCAACACAATCTATTATGGCAAACACAGTTCTTCATAAAGCAAACACACGAGGAATGGCTGACCACGGTTGGCTCAAAAGCGCACACAGTTTTAGTTTTGCATCGTATTACAATCCAGAACGTATGAATTTTGGTGTTTTGCGTGTAATGAACGATGATATTATAGCAGGTGGAAGTGGCTTTGGAACACATCCTCACGACAATATGGAAATTATCAGTATTCCGATAGAGAATGGATTGCGTCATAAAGATAGTATGGGCAATACTTCATTTATAGGAAAAGATGAGATACAAGTAATGAGTGCAGGAACTGGTGTGCAGCATAGCGAGGTAAACGACACGCAAGAGACTACTAAATTTCTTCAAATTTGGGTTATTCCGAATAAACGAAATGTAACTCCTCGTTACGACCAAATTAAGCTCAATCCAGCAGACAGAAAAAATAAATTACAACAGATTTTATCGCCTAATGCAGATGATGCAGGTGTTTGGATTCATCAAAATGCTTGGTTTCATTTAGGAACTTTAGAAACAGGAACAAAAGTAGATTATGACTTAAAAGATGCTACAAAAAATGGTGTTTATGTTTTTGTCTTAAAAGGTCAAGTTATTTTGAAAAATAACAATGAAACGCAAGAACTAGACACAAAAGATGGTTTTGGAATTTGGAACACCGAAGATTTTGAATTAGAAGCATCACAAGATGCAGAAGTCTTGTTGATGGAAGTGCCGATGGGGTAA
- a CDS encoding DUF819 family protein, with the protein MNAPLFTNDAVVLGILLIVLAFIFATSNSKNKGWQKFYTYCPALLLCYFIPALLNYPFHLIAAEWFDVKVVDFATSMNISIPEGASFNDVKKIFSDNGIEKSEYKGFIKESHLYFVASRYLLPVALVLLCLSIDLKGVLNLGWRAIVMFLTATVGIVVGGAVALFIVHAISPETVAGTGNNAIWRGLSTIAGSWIGGGANQAAMKEIYQPSGSLFGAMIVIDVVVANIWMGFLLYGANMSDKIDKILRADNSSITALKKKMEDFQAKHARIPSTTDLFIILAIGFGATAGAHFLADNITPFMQEYETQLKDIGLNSLTSGFFWLVVFATTIGVLLSFTPLRKMEGAGASKIGSVCIYILVATIGMHMNLAEIGQYLGLFFLGIIWMLVHVSILLLMAYSIKAPFFFVAVGSQANIGGAASAPVVASAFSTALAPVGVLLAVLGYALGTYGAIAAAWLMEYVYAGG; encoded by the coding sequence ATGAACGCTCCTCTCTTTACAAACGATGCTGTCGTTTTGGGTATTTTGCTTATTGTTTTAGCTTTTATTTTTGCTACTTCTAACAGTAAAAATAAAGGTTGGCAAAAGTTTTATACCTACTGCCCTGCATTACTTTTATGTTATTTTATTCCTGCCTTATTAAATTACCCTTTTCATCTAATTGCAGCCGAATGGTTTGATGTAAAAGTAGTGGATTTTGCAACTTCGATGAATATTTCTATTCCAGAAGGTGCTAGTTTTAATGATGTAAAAAAGATTTTTTCAGATAACGGAATTGAGAAAAGTGAATATAAAGGATTTATAAAAGAATCTCATCTTTATTTTGTGGCCTCTCGTTATTTACTGCCTGTTGCGCTAGTTTTACTTTGTTTGAGCATTGACCTAAAGGGAGTTTTGAATTTGGGTTGGCGTGCGATTGTGATGTTCTTGACAGCTACGGTCGGAATTGTAGTTGGGGGTGCTGTGGCTCTTTTTATTGTACATGCAATAAGTCCAGAAACGGTAGCGGGAACAGGAAATAATGCGATTTGGAGAGGTCTTTCTACGATTGCAGGAAGTTGGATTGGAGGAGGAGCAAATCAGGCAGCGATGAAAGAAATTTATCAACCAAGTGGAAGTTTGTTTGGTGCAATGATAGTTATTGATGTTGTGGTAGCTAATATTTGGATGGGATTTTTGTTGTATGGTGCAAATATGAGTGATAAAATTGATAAAATATTGAGAGCTGATAATTCTTCTATTACAGCTTTAAAGAAAAAAATGGAGGATTTTCAAGCCAAACACGCACGTATTCCTTCCACAACTGACTTGTTTATAATTTTGGCAATTGGATTTGGTGCAACAGCAGGAGCGCATTTTTTAGCTGATAATATTACTCCTTTTATGCAAGAATATGAAACTCAACTCAAAGATATTGGACTTAATTCACTTACAAGTGGTTTCTTTTGGTTAGTTGTTTTCGCTACTACGATAGGTGTTTTGCTTTCCTTTACTCCTCTTCGTAAGATGGAAGGTGCAGGTGCATCAAAAATTGGTAGTGTTTGTATTTATATTCTTGTTGCCACAATTGGAATGCACATGAATCTAGCTGAAATTGGACAATATTTGGGTCTGTTTTTCTTAGGAATTATTTGGATGCTCGTTCACGTTAGCATTTTACTTTTAATGGCGTATTCTATAAAAGCTCCTTTCTTTTTTGTGGCTGTTGGAAGTCAAGCAAATATTGGGGGTGCAGCTTCTGCTCCTGTGGTGGCTTCTGCTTTTAGTACAGCACTTGCGCCTGTGGGTGTTTTATTGGCTGTTTTGGGCTATGCGCTCGGTACGTATGGAGCGATTGCAGCAGCTTGGTTGATGGAATATGTGTATGCTGGGGGATAG